In Macaca fascicularis isolate 582-1 chromosome X, T2T-MFA8v1.1, one DNA window encodes the following:
- the LOC102134461 gene encoding phosphoglycerate mutase 1-like, giving the protein MWICPYDVSPPSMEPYHHFYSSISKDCGYTDLTGDQLPFCESLEDTIAGALAFWNKDIVPQIKKRNWILIEAHDNSLIGIIKHLEGVSEVAIMELNLLTGIPIAYELAKNLNPIKSMQFLGDEETMCKAMKAVAAQGKAKK; this is encoded by the coding sequence ATGTGGATATGCCCTTATGATGTCTCACCACCTTCGATGGAGCCCTACCACCACTTCTATAGCAGCATTAGTAAGGATTGCGGGTATACAGACCTCACTGGAGATCAACTACCCTTTTGTGAGAGTCTGGAGGATACTATTGCCGGAGCTCTGGCCTTTTGGAATAAAGATATAGTTCCCCAGATAAAGAAGAGGAATTGGATATTGATTGAAGCCCATGACAACAGTCTTATAGGCATTATCAAGCATCTGGAGGGTGTCTCTGAAGTAGCTATCATGGAGCTGAACCTGCTTACTGGTATTCCCATTGCCTATGAATTGGCCAAGAACTTGAACCCCATCAAGTCCATGCAGTTCTTAGGGGATGAAGAGACTATGTGTAAAGCCATGAAAGCTGTGGCTGCCCAGGGCAAGGCCAAGAAGTGA